DNA sequence from the Pedobacter sp. W3I1 genome:
ATGGAAAAGTTATCGAAAAAAATGAGCGATATGCAGCAACAGGGTGAAGAAATGGAAAACAACCTGAATGCCAAAGAGTTGCGTCGCCTATTAGAAAACCTTTTGACTACCTCTTTTGATCAGGAAAAAGTAATGCTCGCCTTAAAGAAAATGACCGCGGCCGATCCATCTTATACCAGCAATGTTCAAAAACAGCGGAGCATTAAAGATAACCTTAAAACCATTGCCGATAGCTTGTACAGTTTAAGCAAACGTGTTCCGCAGATAGAATCGACGGTGAATGAGGAAATGAACAAGATTAATTTCAACCTGGATAAGAGTTTAGAAAGTTTGGGTGATAGAAGAACGCCTGAGGCTAACCGTTTTCAGCAGTTTACCATGACTTCTATTAATAATCTAACCCTGATGTTGAGTGAGGCCTTAAGTCAGTTGCAAAATATGCAGAAAAACGGTAAAGGTGGTAGCGGAAAGCAAAAAAAACAGGGAATGAAGCAGCTTTCACAGATGCAGGAACAGCTGAACAAAAGCATGCAGAAGGCCCGTGAGCAAATGCAAAAACAGGGAGGCAATCAAGGTACGGTTGGTAAAGGACAAATGAGCCAGGAGTTTGGTAAAATGGCGCAGCAACAGCAAATGATCCGTCAGGCTTTAGAAAAAATCAACCGTGAAGAAAATAAAGATGGTACAGGTAAAATGGGCAACCTAAATGAAGCCATTAAAGAAATGAAACAAACGGAGAGCGATCTGGTTAACAAACGTTTGCAACAAGAAACCTTAAACAGGCAGAAAGACTTATTAACCAAGTTATTAGAAGCAGAAAAAGCCGAACGCGATCAGGAAGAAGATACTAAACGTGAAAGTAAAGCAGCTAAGGAGTTTCCACCATCCTACCAAAAAATGGTCGATCAGTTTAAAAAACAACAACAAAATGGCAATGATATGCTACAGAAGTTGCCACCAAGTTTAAACTATTACTATAAAAACAAGATCGCTGAATATTTAAAATCGCTGAATATGGTGCGATAAGCCTCGGAAGAGCGAAGGCTACAGAGTTTTTTATTATATTTGATATCATGACAAGCACAGCAATAAGACAAAGATTAATGACCTATCTATCTGATGCAGAAGATAATAAGATAAAAGCGATTTATACTCTCCTAGAGAGGGAAATAGAGGACGAGCAATCTTTTAGCCTGTCTGAAGAGCATTTGGAGATTATTGATAGAGAGAGAGAACTTCACATAAAGGGTGAAACAAAATCTTACAGTAAACAAGATTCTTTGGATATCATTAAAGGCCTTAAAACACTGTAATGTACACCATTCAGATAAAGCCCATTGCTGTTCAAATGGCAAAAGATGCTTATGATTGGTATGAAGAACAAAAAGAAGGGTTAGGAGATTTTTTTCTGTCAGAACTAAGCAGGTGTTATACCAAGTTAGAGAAGAATCCGCTCTTCTATCAAAAACTAAAAAAGAATTATCGTCATTTAGTCCTTAATAAATTTCCATACGTTTTAATATTCGAGATTATTGGAGAGGAAATCATAATCTTTGCTGTTTTTCACACAGCAAGAAGTCCGAAATTTAAATTCAAAAAAAAGTAAACATCTAAATTAGACGCTGAATCAGGTTCAGCGCAACTATTGGAATATTTCTTAAATTTGCGGCCATAAACACAATAACATGCCTGCAATATCATTTTTCACAGAATCAGTTAGCTATAATCTTCCTCAGAAACTTAAGGTAAAGAAATGGATTAAAGCAACCATTGAAAAAGAAGGTTTCAAATTGCAGGAACTTAATTTCATTTTCTGTAGCGACGAATACCTGTTGGGCATCAACCAACAATACTTAAACCACGATACTTATACCGATATCATTACTTTCGATAACTCAGAAGAAGAAAAACAGATTGTGAGTGATATTTTTATCAGCATTGAGCGCGTTAAAGAAAACGCCAAAACCTTCAAAACACTGGAATTTGATGAGGTTTGTCGCATTATGATCCATGGAACCCTCCATTTATTGGGTTACAAAGACAAAGGAAAAGCTGCCAAAACCCTTATGACTCAGAAAGAAGATGAATACTTGAGTTACAGAGTTGAAGCTGGCTTAGTTTAATTTACTATTTTCTTCTTCCCTTGGTGTCATTCTGAGCGCAGCGAAGAATCTTTTATTTGTTATCAAATTATTTATTTCATTTTTTGTTTGAGTTCTGTTCCATCGTCTGGTCGTCATTTCGATTCTATAGCTATCGGATGAAGCGCAGTCCCCGAACTTTCGGGAGAGAAACTTTTAACATAGTTCAAAGATTTCTCCACTACGGTCGAAATGACGATGCCCCCGACACAATCGTATTGTTATAATTTCCTGAATCTAAGTTAACCTCCTCCCTTCCCAATTATTTTTTAATGGCGTTCGTCTAAAAGTTACGGGCGTTCGTCGACTATTAATCTATACTGGTATAATACAACGATAAGCTGTGCAACTTTTATGGCCTATTGCAGTCTTATATAAAAAGCAACAATAAATAGATGAAGAGCTGAGGTTTTGAAACCTATTTCCTTTCATCATAAAGATAAAGTTTAGTTTTAGTTAATGATTGAAGCAGCGGTGGAGCGAGTCCGACCGCTGTTTTCTTTTTATCCATTTCGGCAAAAAAAGCATACACATCTAT
Encoded proteins:
- a CDS encoding type II toxin-antitoxin system RelE/ParE family toxin, whose protein sequence is MYTIQIKPIAVQMAKDAYDWYEEQKEGLGDFFLSELSRCYTKLEKNPLFYQKLKKNYRHLVLNKFPYVLIFEIIGEEIIIFAVFHTARSPKFKFKKK
- the ybeY gene encoding rRNA maturation RNase YbeY; amino-acid sequence: MPAISFFTESVSYNLPQKLKVKKWIKATIEKEGFKLQELNFIFCSDEYLLGINQQYLNHDTYTDIITFDNSEEEKQIVSDIFISIERVKENAKTFKTLEFDEVCRIMIHGTLHLLGYKDKGKAAKTLMTQKEDEYLSYRVEAGLV